A portion of the Cryptomeria japonica chromosome 5, Sugi_1.0, whole genome shotgun sequence genome contains these proteins:
- the LOC131876195 gene encoding uncharacterized protein LOC131876195, which produces MKALSPLPYLGKAHDYYVRSLNKWAAKANYSGLAASVSSATTLPKSFTTASARKDDEYGEVVRAASQRRCSSSSSSSNLGLYKLASSEQALARSRSAAPSVGTIHEDGTCYFPASLPKTVSAAASPLPSL; this is translated from the coding sequence ATGAAGGCGCTGTCTCCACTGCCATACCTTGGCAAAGCTCACGATTATTATGTGAGAAGTCTGAACAAATGGGCGGCGAAAGCCAATTACAGCGGGCTGGCTGCAAGCGTTTCCTCTGCGACTACTCTGCCAAAGAGCTTCACCACAGCCTCCGCCAGAAAGGATGACGAATACGGTGAAGTCGTGAGGGCGGCGTCGCAGAGGAGGTGTTCGAGTTCGAGTTCTTCTTCAAATTTAGGGTTATACAAATTGGCTTCTTCAGAGCAAGCGTTGGCGAGGAGTAGAAGTGCGGCGCCGTCAGTGGGCACGATTCACGAGGACGGAACATGCTACTTTCCCGCCAGTTTACCCAAGACCGTTAGCGCCGCTGCTTCGCCTTTACCCTCGCTCTAG